The Thalassoroseus pseudoceratinae genome has a segment encoding these proteins:
- the lpxD gene encoding UDP-3-O-(3-hydroxymyristoyl)glucosamine N-acyltransferase — protein sequence MGSVRLATLAKELSAKLVGNGDLEITGAQAIDKAQPTDITFVADEANLNRLRDSQAGAVIVTESLADSPRMDGCTKPKLFVENAKSAMSVALTILRPSRQRRQIGISKHANVSESARIGSETNIHPGVTIDDDVVIGDRCDIHPGVVLGAGTKIGDDCVLDANVVCYPDTEIGDRVLIHAGTVIGCDGYGYRQVNGRHEKVPHFGSVRIEDDVEIGANAAIDRAMIGETVIGTGTKIDNLVQIGHNCEVGRHNLIVSQVGMAGSVTTGEYVVLAGQVGVADHVQLGDGVVVGARAAINKNVPAGETWIGHPAMKADQSFKVMMASKKLPEMRETLRSLVKQVRKLESKLESNDDVSERRDAA from the coding sequence ATGGGATCTGTTCGACTTGCGACGTTGGCCAAGGAGCTTTCTGCGAAGCTCGTCGGTAACGGTGATCTTGAAATCACCGGTGCCCAAGCAATCGACAAAGCCCAACCTACGGACATTACCTTCGTCGCCGATGAGGCGAACCTGAACCGTCTCCGCGACTCCCAAGCCGGTGCGGTCATTGTGACAGAAAGCTTGGCCGATTCTCCGCGAATGGATGGCTGCACGAAGCCGAAACTCTTTGTGGAAAACGCCAAAAGTGCGATGAGCGTCGCGTTGACGATTCTCCGTCCATCACGGCAGCGTCGCCAAATTGGAATCTCGAAACATGCAAACGTTTCCGAATCGGCCCGCATTGGCAGCGAAACGAACATTCATCCGGGCGTTACGATTGATGACGATGTCGTGATTGGCGATCGTTGTGACATCCATCCCGGCGTTGTCCTCGGTGCAGGGACCAAAATCGGTGACGATTGTGTGCTCGACGCCAACGTCGTGTGTTACCCGGATACGGAAATCGGTGACCGTGTGCTGATTCATGCCGGAACGGTGATCGGCTGCGACGGATACGGCTACCGTCAGGTCAACGGCCGACACGAGAAAGTCCCACATTTTGGTTCCGTCCGCATCGAAGACGATGTCGAAATCGGAGCCAACGCCGCGATTGATCGAGCCATGATCGGCGAAACTGTAATCGGAACCGGAACGAAGATCGACAATCTCGTTCAGATCGGACACAATTGCGAAGTCGGACGGCACAATCTCATCGTCTCACAGGTCGGCATGGCAGGCTCGGTCACGACGGGGGAATACGTCGTGTTGGCAGGGCAGGTGGGCGTGGCAGACCATGTGCAACTTGGCGATGGCGTTGTTGTGGGTGCTCGTGCCGCAATCAATAAAAATGTTCCAGCGGGCGAAACTTGGATCGGGCATCCGGCGATGAAAGCCGATCAATCTTTTAAGGTCATGATGGCCTCCAAGAAATTACCGGAAATGCGAGAGACGTTGCGATCACTTGTCAAACAAGTGAGGAAGTTGGAATCGAAACTCGAATCCAACGACGACGTCTCCGAACGACGAGATGCGGCTTAG
- a CDS encoding NHL repeat-containing protein, producing MALRTLRPNAKILAAFVPMWLCLLDLAIADPPQIEVHVPFERQNPSSIYSNIAEATRDISQLDNGETHHHHPVRLNARPIVSRFDVALSKPRRVLISPDGSMLVADWGADVVLKITTTSEVTVFASNLHEPAGLARDAAGNLYVANHASGIAGEGTVVKISPGGMPIVFADGLCGPTGLAFDPQGTLFVADFQGDRIVRITPDGDSQTFVDELPTPAALAFDQHGYLYTASSTEGTVYRIDAMGNRFIVCQGLTVPSDLAFDSQGHLIVTNYGGTELTYVDPMGTGRIFATVPKGTIGLDFDADGNLVFVNWDFQTLMKITMNLQIPCPHCGQTIPLQLRPRQPKPTRSKPSGPVI from the coding sequence ATGGCCTTGAGGACACTCCGACCCAACGCAAAGATTCTTGCTGCGTTTGTTCCGATGTGGCTTTGCTTACTCGACCTGGCCATTGCCGACCCTCCCCAAATCGAGGTGCACGTTCCGTTTGAACGCCAGAATCCCTCGTCAATTTATTCGAACATTGCCGAGGCGACTCGCGACATATCTCAACTGGACAACGGCGAAACCCATCACCACCACCCGGTTCGCTTGAACGCACGACCAATTGTGTCTCGATTCGATGTGGCGTTATCCAAACCGCGTCGAGTTTTGATCAGCCCCGACGGTTCCATGCTGGTTGCCGATTGGGGGGCCGATGTGGTGCTGAAGATCACAACGACATCGGAAGTCACTGTGTTCGCGAGCAACTTGCACGAACCGGCGGGCTTGGCACGGGATGCGGCGGGAAATTTGTACGTTGCGAATCACGCCTCGGGAATTGCCGGGGAAGGGACGGTTGTGAAAATCTCTCCCGGTGGAATGCCGATTGTGTTCGCGGATGGACTCTGCGGCCCGACCGGTTTGGCGTTTGATCCCCAAGGCACACTTTTCGTGGCGGATTTCCAAGGAGATCGGATCGTTCGGATTACGCCAGACGGCGACTCCCAAACGTTCGTGGACGAACTTCCCACACCGGCGGCCTTGGCGTTCGATCAACATGGCTATCTTTACACCGCTAGCTCAACGGAAGGCACCGTCTACCGAATTGATGCGATGGGCAATCGGTTCATCGTCTGCCAAGGACTCACGGTGCCATCGGATCTGGCGTTTGATTCGCAGGGGCATCTCATCGTCACTAATTACGGCGGCACGGAACTGACCTATGTCGATCCAATGGGCACCGGCCGTATCTTCGCGACGGTTCCAAAGGGGACGATTGGTCTCGATTTCGACGCCGATGGCAACTTGGTGTTCGTCAATTGGGATTTTCAGACGCTCATGAAAATCACGATGAACTTGCAGATTCCTTGTCCGCATTGCGGGCAAACCATTCCGCTGCAATTACGACCGAGGCAGCCGAAACCCACACGATCCAAGCCATCCGGTCCGGTAATTTAG
- a CDS encoding secondary thiamine-phosphate synthase enzyme YjbQ, translated as MIWAQNEIRLPAYSRGCHIVTRQVVDGCPELAEVGVGLLHVFILHTSASLSINENADPDVPIDMERSLSAIAPESFPYRHTCEGPDDMPAHVKSTLTGSSLSIPVRDGRLYLGTWQGIYLCEHRNRAGSRKLVLTLQGNKRSTND; from the coding sequence ATGATCTGGGCTCAGAACGAAATCCGGCTCCCCGCGTACTCGCGAGGTTGTCATATTGTGACGCGGCAAGTCGTTGATGGTTGCCCCGAGTTGGCGGAGGTTGGTGTTGGCTTATTGCACGTCTTTATCCTCCACACGTCCGCTTCGCTTTCGATCAACGAGAATGCCGACCCGGATGTCCCGATCGACATGGAACGCTCGCTCAGCGCGATCGCACCGGAGAGTTTTCCGTATCGCCATACATGTGAGGGCCCCGATGATATGCCCGCCCATGTGAAGTCTACATTGACCGGAAGCAGCCTGAGTATTCCGGTGCGGGATGGGCGATTGTATCTCGGAACTTGGCAAGGGATTTATCTCTGCGAACACCGTAACCGAGCGGGATCGCGAAAATTAGTGCTGACTCTCCAAGGTAACAAACGGTCAACGAATGATTGA
- a CDS encoding GntR family transcriptional regulator has protein sequence MMFLRIDPQNGLPIFEQIARQLKFAIASGVLPEPGRVPSIRELAKRTAVNPNTVARAYRELQAEGVLGAMRGEGLFVTEQAQAYCQADRRRLIGERVRQSLREAVESGLSTDELRQLIDEEFHAAQADARDSATSSEGETA, from the coding sequence ATGATGTTTCTACGCATTGATCCGCAAAACGGCTTGCCGATCTTCGAACAGATTGCTCGGCAATTGAAATTCGCAATTGCATCCGGAGTGTTGCCGGAACCGGGGCGCGTGCCGTCGATTCGTGAACTCGCGAAACGAACGGCCGTCAATCCGAACACGGTTGCCCGAGCCTACCGCGAGTTGCAAGCCGAAGGTGTGCTGGGGGCGATGCGAGGGGAAGGCTTGTTCGTGACGGAACAAGCTCAAGCCTACTGCCAAGCAGACCGTCGTCGATTGATCGGCGAACGGGTTCGCCAATCGCTCCGTGAAGCCGTCGAGAGTGGACTGAGCACCGATGAACTTCGCCAATTAATCGACGAGGAATTTCACGCTGCTCAGGCAGATGCGCGCGATTCCGCCACGTCGTCGGAAGGAGAGACCGCATGA
- a CDS encoding ABC transporter ATP-binding protein produces the protein MTATFRFDEVTKTYGSQIALDRFSLTGHEGEVVALLGENGAGKTTAIKILLGLISPDRGRSSVLNMNSKLHGQEIRRRVGYVPDQPALYDWMTVMEIGWFTSGLYAPGFFDAYSSLVKQYQLPEDRPIKQLSKGMRAKVSLALSLAHEPEVLVLDEPTSGLDAVVRREFLESMVDVAATGRTVFLCSHQIAEVERVADTVAVLRGGHLVLSEELAKLKSETWMLTAATTVEVPVRWPIDLKILSARHEGHHREWLVRGDRKHIDLFREQNPHFTSLQTDSPNLEEIFVRVMQPKPQNGQTRSDDWADPATWERKTEEATS, from the coding sequence ATGACTGCCACATTTCGTTTTGATGAGGTGACGAAGACTTACGGTTCGCAAATCGCATTGGATCGTTTTTCGCTCACTGGGCATGAAGGTGAGGTTGTCGCATTGCTGGGCGAGAACGGAGCCGGCAAAACCACGGCTATCAAAATTCTACTCGGGTTGATCTCGCCAGACCGCGGACGGTCATCCGTGTTGAACATGAACAGCAAGCTTCATGGTCAGGAGATTCGTCGTCGAGTCGGATACGTGCCGGACCAACCAGCTCTGTATGACTGGATGACCGTCATGGAGATTGGTTGGTTCACCTCGGGATTGTACGCCCCTGGATTTTTCGATGCCTATTCCTCATTGGTGAAGCAATATCAATTGCCGGAGGATCGGCCGATCAAACAGCTCTCGAAGGGAATGCGGGCCAAAGTTTCATTGGCGTTGTCACTGGCTCACGAACCAGAGGTGTTGGTCTTGGACGAGCCAACATCCGGATTGGATGCCGTTGTCCGCCGGGAGTTTCTGGAAAGCATGGTCGATGTCGCCGCCACCGGACGCACCGTGTTCTTGTGCAGCCATCAGATTGCCGAGGTCGAGCGAGTCGCCGACACGGTTGCCGTTCTGCGGGGCGGTCACTTGGTGCTGTCGGAAGAGTTAGCAAAACTGAAGTCGGAAACATGGATGCTCACGGCAGCAACCACCGTCGAAGTCCCCGTGCGTTGGCCGATCGATCTCAAAATTCTGAGCGCTCGGCACGAAGGTCATCATCGGGAATGGTTAGTGCGGGGTGACCGAAAACACATTGATCTGTTTCGCGAGCAGAATCCACATTTTACGAGCTTGCAGACTGACTCACCGAACCTGGAGGAAATCTTCGTTCGCGTCATGCAACCGAAACCGCAGAATGGCCAAACCCGATCCGATGATTGGGCCGACCCCGCGACTTGGGAACGCAAAACGGAGGAGGCCACTTCATGA
- a CDS encoding ABC transporter permease: MNESALAIRLLWKELRTQTSFFVSVTVSSAAFLVLFKVLSTRTETSDWAMIVIAMTMPCLYALGAAGTAFAGEREEGTDKFLRLRGVPHLPVWTSKFLFLLVSMLLMSGLLWAIAGALGTNTVAETFYRYLLRGVCLSIQLLAWGILASMLASTALTAVVLGVSATFATWTFLTIVSPEVFSPIHYFLTIGLVAIDIVMVDVWLRTEPGRVSGWWRQVEASRPKVDRRRKWRWRTTEVANPARRIWQRLCWHERQESRFLFVAVGFQFCLSLLALIGPRDLFEFCTVVMMFLLIYTPFHSGLKVFQAEQRQARFRFFNDRGVSAGWIWISKQYVWMTRTLIATALLYGAVYIVMTSRSQTEGGPESLITGGYLPGGIVIWTLLAYGIGQLCSLLFSRGVVAWFMALVFAATAAFIWQEVAFLHGSMMFVAAIWLATLIISYVRTGDWLSEQTGRVARLRLTGAVVIPFGVLATIWAISRVQTIPAIATQPLQAGWFPVQNSTNRAIDDTLRTAQDDLLQHENFRDFQHVHAIDGLPPTWASLTWEQQSFVTDNQSVIKKLITALDESSSSLAPSTRFETATVSEVNLRVIRTLLCCDARRLEADRELNTAFDRYLTVLKIARLRARGQTWRQWRESNLRQTHLLRWLPGWVMAAGQRSTRVRQALVRLVEEWNKFPTAALALNNTVRVQWHELSAWTALRNWPIAKVPSRYDGSRFLGDIRGKVYLQMPFEQARAERILLCRYARLFDRLTHESHWRAYGTNATGSLISLQADSSEMADVSSQTIEAWLASSPMADDFPVPGSEDILRQVTDREMAFRMAIIGCWLTDAARETGDYPRTLVEVAEQLPPDLTPGDPWYWDDFLYFPDGMQQASLMRNNRLWVDYSDPPLIAGRGFKLPMSGQSDQVGSITSSGMQEVEGVGVTVVVPLWPDNEAPGAIALPPLADHANSF, from the coding sequence ATGAACGAGTCCGCATTAGCGATTCGATTGCTGTGGAAAGAACTTCGCACGCAAACATCGTTCTTCGTTTCGGTGACGGTTTCAAGCGCGGCCTTTCTGGTCTTGTTCAAGGTGCTGTCGACTCGGACCGAAACCAGTGACTGGGCGATGATCGTCATCGCGATGACAATGCCCTGTCTCTACGCACTCGGTGCCGCTGGGACCGCATTCGCTGGGGAACGGGAAGAAGGGACCGACAAATTCTTACGGTTGCGTGGCGTTCCGCATCTACCAGTGTGGACGAGCAAATTTCTGTTCCTACTTGTCAGTATGTTATTGATGAGCGGTTTGCTGTGGGCCATCGCGGGGGCCTTGGGAACGAACACGGTCGCGGAGACGTTCTACCGATACTTATTGCGCGGAGTTTGTCTTTCGATCCAATTGCTTGCTTGGGGCATATTGGCGTCAATGTTAGCCAGCACAGCACTCACGGCTGTTGTCCTCGGAGTTTCAGCGACGTTTGCGACTTGGACATTCCTCACGATTGTGTCGCCGGAAGTGTTCTCGCCGATTCACTATTTCCTCACGATTGGGCTGGTTGCCATCGACATCGTAATGGTCGATGTTTGGCTACGAACCGAACCCGGTCGGGTTTCGGGTTGGTGGCGACAAGTGGAGGCGTCACGACCGAAGGTCGACCGTCGTCGCAAATGGCGATGGCGAACGACCGAGGTGGCCAACCCAGCACGACGGATTTGGCAACGGCTTTGCTGGCATGAGCGTCAGGAATCTCGTTTCTTGTTTGTCGCCGTTGGATTTCAATTTTGCCTCTCGCTGCTGGCTTTGATTGGCCCGCGTGATCTATTCGAGTTTTGCACCGTCGTCATGATGTTTCTGCTCATCTACACGCCGTTCCATTCAGGATTGAAAGTTTTCCAGGCAGAACAGCGACAAGCACGGTTTCGTTTCTTCAATGATCGCGGTGTTTCCGCCGGCTGGATCTGGATCAGTAAACAGTATGTCTGGATGACAAGAACGCTGATCGCAACCGCCCTGCTCTACGGTGCGGTTTATATTGTCATGACGTCACGAAGCCAGACCGAGGGGGGGCCCGAATCGTTGATCACTGGCGGATATCTGCCGGGCGGGATAGTCATTTGGACGCTGCTTGCTTATGGGATCGGGCAATTGTGTTCGCTGTTGTTCTCGCGAGGTGTGGTGGCATGGTTCATGGCTTTGGTGTTCGCCGCGACGGCGGCATTCATCTGGCAGGAAGTCGCGTTTCTTCATGGTTCCATGATGTTCGTAGCCGCGATTTGGTTGGCGACGCTCATCATTAGCTACGTCCGAACCGGCGACTGGCTTTCGGAACAGACCGGGCGTGTCGCACGACTAAGACTCACTGGTGCGGTCGTCATTCCGTTTGGTGTGCTTGCAACTATCTGGGCGATTTCGCGTGTGCAAACCATTCCCGCGATCGCGACACAACCACTCCAGGCGGGATGGTTCCCTGTGCAGAATTCAACGAATCGGGCGATTGATGACACGCTCCGAACCGCTCAAGACGATCTTCTCCAGCATGAAAATTTTCGCGATTTTCAACACGTGCACGCCATCGACGGTCTGCCACCGACATGGGCCAGTCTCACTTGGGAACAGCAGAGTTTTGTCACTGATAATCAATCTGTTATCAAGAAGCTCATAACCGCTCTGGATGAGTCGTCTTCCTCGTTGGCTCCGTCAACTCGGTTCGAGACTGCCACGGTATCCGAAGTCAATTTGCGAGTGATCCGAACACTACTGTGTTGCGATGCTCGTCGTCTTGAAGCCGACCGCGAATTGAATACCGCCTTCGATCGGTACCTGACGGTCTTGAAAATTGCGCGGCTTCGAGCGAGAGGCCAAACATGGAGGCAATGGCGAGAAAGCAACTTGCGTCAGACTCATCTGCTTCGCTGGCTGCCGGGGTGGGTGATGGCGGCGGGGCAACGCTCTACCCGTGTTCGGCAAGCACTCGTCCGGCTGGTCGAAGAGTGGAACAAGTTTCCGACTGCGGCACTCGCATTGAACAACACCGTCCGCGTGCAATGGCATGAGTTGTCGGCATGGACGGCCCTGCGAAATTGGCCAATCGCCAAAGTGCCGTCCCGTTACGACGGTTCAAGGTTCCTAGGTGATATCCGCGGGAAGGTTTACTTGCAGATGCCGTTCGAACAAGCACGTGCCGAGCGAATTCTGCTTTGCCGATATGCAAGACTGTTCGACCGATTGACTCACGAATCACATTGGAGAGCCTATGGTACCAATGCAACTGGCTCTTTAATTTCGTTGCAAGCTGACTCGTCAGAAATGGCCGACGTGAGTTCCCAGACCATCGAAGCCTGGCTGGCGTCTTCCCCGATGGCTGACGATTTTCCCGTCCCGGGCAGCGAGGATATTCTTCGTCAGGTGACCGATCGAGAAATGGCTTTTCGCATGGCAATCATTGGATGTTGGCTAACAGATGCGGCACGCGAAACTGGTGACTATCCCCGAACCCTTGTCGAAGTCGCCGAGCAATTGCCGCCGGATTTGACACCGGGAGACCCCTGGTACTGGGACGACTTTCTCTATTTCCCGGACGGCATGCAGCAAGCTTCCTTGATGCGGAACAATCGACTCTGGGTCGATTACAGCGATCCTCCCCTGATCGCCGGTCGGGGATTCAAACTCCCGATGTCCGGACAATCAGATCAAGTCGGCTCTATAACTTCTTCTGGGATGCAAGAGGTCGAGGGAGTCGGTGTAACGGTTGTTGTTCCGTTGTGGCCAGACAACGAAGCACCCGGCGCAATCGCGTTGCCGCCGCTGGCAGACCACGCCAATTCCTTCTAG
- a CDS encoding LpxI family protein, producing MDGTIPLLGRNHTRKPQRVGLLAGGGRFPISFAEAARRQGLSVFAVGVVGMAPDELGEICDDFVTAPLGRIGKAIRLFKRAGIDRVVMAGKVEKTTLLARFRVLRHLPDWRTIHMIYNYAVKDRRDDTLLLAVIREFGRDGIHFDSALEYCPELLVKHGFLTQRKPTPAQWRDIKFGWELAKEMGRLDVGQTVTVSDQAVVAVEAIEGTDACIRRSGQLCKRGKFTVVKVAKPHQDMRFDVPTVGVQTIQTMREAGARVLAIESGRTILLDEAKVIDLANKVGITLVSLNAEELQLKVAS from the coding sequence ATGGACGGTACGATTCCCCTGCTCGGAAGAAATCATACACGCAAACCGCAACGGGTCGGGTTACTGGCCGGCGGTGGGCGGTTTCCTATCTCGTTTGCGGAAGCGGCACGCCGTCAAGGTTTGTCCGTATTCGCCGTGGGTGTTGTTGGGATGGCTCCCGACGAACTCGGCGAAATCTGCGACGACTTTGTCACCGCGCCACTCGGACGCATCGGCAAAGCGATCCGTCTCTTCAAGCGGGCTGGTATCGACCGCGTGGTGATGGCGGGAAAAGTCGAAAAGACGACGCTCTTGGCCCGTTTTCGTGTGCTGCGTCATCTGCCGGATTGGCGGACGATCCACATGATCTACAACTACGCCGTGAAAGATCGTCGAGACGATACACTGTTGTTAGCCGTCATTCGCGAATTCGGGCGGGACGGCATTCATTTTGATTCAGCCCTGGAATACTGCCCGGAGCTGCTCGTGAAACACGGATTCCTCACTCAGCGAAAACCCACGCCTGCCCAATGGCGGGATATTAAATTCGGCTGGGAACTAGCCAAGGAAATGGGTCGGCTCGATGTCGGTCAAACGGTGACCGTCAGCGATCAGGCTGTCGTTGCGGTGGAAGCCATCGAGGGAACGGATGCCTGCATCCGACGCTCGGGCCAACTCTGCAAACGTGGCAAGTTCACCGTCGTCAAGGTGGCGAAACCGCATCAAGACATGCGATTCGATGTTCCCACCGTGGGTGTGCAAACCATTCAAACCATGCGTGAAGCCGGTGCCAGGGTTCTGGCGATCGAGTCTGGTCGCACGATCCTGCTTGATGAAGCCAAGGTGATCGATCTGGCCAACAAGGTCGGTATCACATTGGTCTCGTTGAACGCCGAAGAATTGCAGCTGAAAGTCGCCTCGTGA
- a CDS encoding alpha/beta hydrolase family protein produces the protein MRLTNIAVTVLCLSASHVGLAQMPEALHSDLNWYRGPNAEIRPIQSLDDWQSRRQSILKAFQKVTGPLPDRSQFPPLDVKVTSSVETDDFVRQTISYVADANGRVTAHLYLPKNIKSNEKRSGILALHPTGTAGKLIVAGEANRPNRQYAAELASRGHVVLAPDYPPFGDLVGYDFTADGYKSGTLKGLVNHIRGVDLLVARPEVDSEKLAVIGHSLGGHNAIFVGMFDQRLKAIVSSCGWTPFHDYYGGKIAGWTSDRYMPALRTEYDLNPDRVPFDFYELCAALAPRGFFSSSPLADSNFDFRGVKKAEPKIRAVFERHKVSDRLQIVYPDCQHDFPPEIRQAAYEFIERILDDNSES, from the coding sequence ATGCGTTTGACAAACATTGCAGTCACGGTTTTGTGCTTATCCGCTAGCCATGTCGGATTGGCACAGATGCCGGAAGCGTTGCATTCGGATTTGAATTGGTATCGCGGTCCGAATGCCGAGATCCGGCCGATTCAATCGCTCGATGATTGGCAATCACGTCGTCAATCCATTCTCAAAGCGTTCCAGAAAGTCACGGGACCACTTCCCGATCGCTCCCAATTCCCACCGTTGGATGTGAAGGTAACGTCGAGCGTCGAAACCGACGATTTCGTTCGCCAAACGATCTCCTATGTGGCGGACGCGAACGGACGAGTCACGGCGCATCTCTACTTGCCGAAGAACATCAAGTCTAACGAAAAACGCAGTGGCATTCTTGCGTTGCATCCAACGGGAACCGCCGGGAAACTCATCGTTGCGGGCGAAGCCAACCGACCGAACCGCCAATACGCCGCAGAACTTGCCAGTCGTGGACACGTTGTGCTCGCTCCGGATTATCCGCCCTTTGGTGACTTGGTCGGCTACGATTTCACCGCCGATGGTTACAAATCCGGCACGCTGAAAGGACTCGTCAATCACATTCGGGGCGTGGATTTGCTCGTCGCACGGCCGGAAGTCGACTCAGAAAAATTGGCTGTCATCGGCCATTCACTCGGCGGACACAATGCCATTTTCGTGGGGATGTTTGATCAACGGTTGAAAGCCATCGTTTCAAGTTGCGGTTGGACGCCGTTCCACGATTACTACGGGGGCAAAATCGCAGGATGGACGAGCGATCGTTACATGCCCGCATTGCGAACCGAGTACGACTTGAATCCCGATCGTGTGCCCTTTGACTTCTACGAACTCTGTGCCGCCCTCGCACCCCGCGGATTCTTTTCAAGCTCACCACTCGCCGATTCCAATTTCGACTTTCGAGGCGTGAAAAAAGCCGAACCGAAAATCCGCGCCGTCTTCGAACGGCACAAAGTTTCAGATCGGCTGCAAATCGTCTATCCCGATTGCCAACACGATTTCCCGCCCGAAATTCGGCAAGCCGCTTATGAGTTCATTGAGCGGATCCTCGATGACAATTCCGAGTCGTGA
- a CDS encoding DNA polymerase ligase N-terminal domain-containing protein — MPRFTISRHDHPEVHWDFFLEDGEELLTWRLTHPLDVEEPIAAKKLPSHRLIYLDYSGPVSRNRGTVTKLVTGHFDWLTGDANATIIEVHLTSTEFRGRCELRHIDDDDWACRFQSS; from the coding sequence ATGCCACGCTTTACCATCTCGCGGCACGACCATCCGGAAGTCCACTGGGATTTCTTTCTGGAAGACGGCGAAGAATTGCTGACCTGGCGACTAACGCATCCGCTGGATGTCGAGGAGCCGATCGCCGCGAAGAAGTTGCCAAGTCACCGGTTGATCTATTTGGACTACTCGGGACCCGTCAGCCGAAACCGAGGAACTGTCACTAAGCTGGTGACCGGTCATTTCGACTGGCTCACGGGCGACGCGAATGCAACAATCATCGAGGTGCATCTCACGAGCACTGAATTCCGTGGCCGTTGTGAGTTGCGACACATTGACGACGACGACTGGGCCTGCCGGTTCCAATCGTCATAG
- a CDS encoding outer membrane protein assembly factor BamB family protein, translated as MRRFLYPILLTIIVNLAPPSVQAQPGGRQPLLPTPRILNRYGLELAWWNRAVLDPARDEVAHLTADEEIVFVQSTAGTVTAFDADNGIKLWAIQLGYRDAPSYPITTNAKLALVTTGSYIFAIDKWKGIVIWQIRLPSQPSTSPTLDERRMFIGMLDGTMYAYNLKKIQELFEDAKLPEWSYQTIEWNFRTDGAVATPGVPIEPALFFASADRSLYAVTTKDRALKFQLETDASITARLAHGNGLLYLASEDFNVYAVDEVTGQIRWRFVAGLPIRKPPIVILDDLFIAPERTGVYLLDAVTGRQRTNGYWPRLDKFVAATENLYMMTDRTGNVVLVNRETLGVEGVLPLNRYDNIIYNDRTDRLIMATSRGLVAVVKEIGSEFPKYYQSPEKQPILPILAPENEPEADDATN; from the coding sequence ATGCGTCGTTTCCTCTACCCGATTCTCTTAACGATCATCGTGAATTTGGCACCGCCGAGCGTGCAAGCGCAACCAGGCGGACGACAGCCGTTGTTGCCGACGCCAAGGATTCTCAACCGTTACGGTTTGGAGTTGGCTTGGTGGAATCGGGCGGTGCTCGATCCCGCACGTGATGAGGTCGCCCATTTGACGGCTGACGAAGAGATCGTCTTTGTGCAGTCGACCGCCGGAACCGTAACGGCTTTCGACGCTGATAACGGCATCAAACTTTGGGCGATTCAACTCGGCTATCGCGACGCCCCGAGTTACCCGATCACCACCAACGCCAAGTTGGCATTGGTCACGACGGGCTCATATATCTTTGCAATCGACAAATGGAAGGGCATCGTGATTTGGCAGATTCGTTTGCCAAGCCAACCATCCACGAGTCCGACGCTCGACGAACGGCGGATGTTCATCGGCATGCTTGACGGCACGATGTACGCGTACAACTTGAAGAAGATTCAGGAACTCTTCGAGGATGCGAAACTTCCTGAGTGGTCCTATCAAACCATCGAGTGGAACTTCCGAACCGATGGTGCTGTCGCGACACCGGGTGTACCAATCGAGCCGGCGTTGTTCTTTGCAAGTGCAGACCGTTCCTTGTATGCAGTCACCACAAAGGACCGGGCTTTGAAGTTCCAATTGGAAACCGATGCCTCAATCACGGCTCGTTTGGCTCACGGGAATGGGCTGTTGTATTTGGCCTCGGAAGACTTCAATGTGTACGCGGTTGATGAAGTCACCGGTCAGATTCGTTGGCGATTTGTCGCTGGATTGCCAATCCGCAAGCCGCCCATCGTCATTCTAGACGACTTATTCATCGCTCCCGAACGAACCGGGGTGTATCTGCTGGATGCCGTCACCGGTCGACAACGAACGAATGGGTACTGGCCTCGGCTCGACAAGTTCGTCGCTGCGACTGAGAATCTCTACATGATGACGGATCGCACGGGGAATGTTGTGCTGGTGAATCGTGAAACGCTCGGTGTCGAAGGCGTCTTGCCGCTGAACCGGTACGATAACATCATCTACAATGACCGGACGGATCGCTTGATTATGGCGACCAGTCGAGGTTTGGTGGCCGTTGTCAAAGAGATTGGTTCGGAGTTCCCGAAGTATTACCAATCGCCTGAGAAGCAACCGATTCTGCCGATTCTTGCTCCAGAGAATGAACCCGAAGCGGACGACGCCACCAACTGA